One segment of Gasterosteus aculeatus chromosome 3, fGasAcu3.hap1.1, whole genome shotgun sequence DNA contains the following:
- the fam110b gene encoding protein FAM110B, translated as MPTETLPPALPDSKTAGPATAFSSAVPLRILNKGPDYFRRQVESNPKRLSAVERLEADKAKYVKSQEVINAKQEPIKPPVLAKPPAGHTLLSKRSLGIGGGANGGGMPFKASNNNTKSDTCATSSGSSKRGNLNLEILKNLLNSSSSSGAGSEGLGAGAKSAVLMRSSGGMARSWTPSRMPLTYRSTMTLNEQPSDSAPSPSTSHSLRSFSHSLKVPPINSGGRRSPLQGGNLNLSRRGEGVLDRSRSPLPPLLTSHSSSDLLRLCNGKPLRTARSSSSSAPPLPPKPNPATLPPPALSLSLPPPRPTPSPSLCDNTAPQSLPCDFGEPSTDANPELGSLVARRSSLHRSKSDLSDRYARAGADVERFFNYCGLDPEELEAVGPENFARANSDIVSLNFRSASMISSDCDRSRRSSNDVLSDGDEEEEEAGERVPYGISAVERNARVIKWLYSIRQARETQKVSHV; from the exons ATGCCGACAGAGACACTGCCTCCAGCCCTGCCAGATAGCAAGACTGCTGGCCCTGCAACGGCATTCAGTTCTGCGGTACCACTTCGCATACTCAACAAGGGCCCTGACTACTTCAGGAGACAG GTGGAATCTAACCCAAAGCGCCTCAGTGCTGTTGAAAGACTAGAAGCTGACAAGGCCAAGTATGTCAAGAGCCAGGAAGTTATCAACGCCAAGCAGGAGCCCATCAAACCACCCGTGCTGGCTAAGCCTCCCGCTGGTCACACCCTCCTGTCCAAGAGAAGCCTTGGGATTGGTGGAGGAGCAAATGGAGGCGGGATGCCTTTCAAGGCGTCCAATAACAACACCAAGTCCGACACGTGTGCAACGAGCAGCGGCTCCAGCAAACGAGGGAATTTAAACCTGGAGATCCTTAAAAATCTGCTTAACTCATCGTCGTCTTCGGGAGCCGGATCTGAAGGACTAGGTGCCGGAGCCAAGAGCGCTGTGTTGATGAGGTCATCTGGTGGAATGGCCAGGAGTTGGACACCATCAAG GATGCCATTAACCTACCGATCCACAATGACACTTAATGAGCAACCATCAGACTCCGCTCCTAGTCCAAGCACCTCACACTCCCTCCGATCCTTCTCCCATTCCCTGAAGGTTCCTCCCATCAACAGCGGGGGGCGTCGCAGTCCACTACAGGGCGGGAACCTTAACCTTAGCAGACGGGGTGAAGGAGTTCTAGATCGTTCTCGCTCCCCACTAccacctctcctcacctcccactcctcctcagACCTCCTGCGACTGTGCAATGGCAAGCCACTTCGTACGGCGCgatccagcagctcctcagctccgcccctccctcccaaaccCAACCCtgccaccctccctccccccgccctgTCTTTGTCGCTGCCTCCCCCTCGTCCGACTCCATCCCCTTCGCTCTGCGACAACACTGCCCCTCAGTCGCTACCTTGTGATTTTGGAGAGCCTTCAACCGACGCTAACCCAGAGCTCGGTTCACTGGTGGCTCGTCGCTCCTCCCTCCACCGATCTAAGTCAGACCTGTCAGACCGGTACGCCCGGGCCGGGGCTGACGTGGAGCGCTTTTTTAACTACTGCGGCCTCGACCCCGAGGAGCTGGAAGCAGTCGGTCCAGAGAACTTTGCGAGGGCCAACTCTGACATCGTCAGCCTGAACTTCCGTTCAGCTTCAATGATCTCCTCAGACTGCGATCGGTCACGCAGGTCTTCCAACGATGTTCTGTCGgacggggacgaggaggaggaggaggctggggAGCGGGTACCGTATGGCATCTCGGCCGTGGAGCGGAACGCACGAGTCATAAAGTGGCTGTACAGCATCAGACAGGCGAGAGAGACGCAAAAGGTGTCACATGTTTAG